A single region of the Nocardioides sp. W7 genome encodes:
- a CDS encoding HAMP domain-containing sensor histidine kinase, translating to MLPRPRSLTSRLVITAVALVVVVALLVSVATTLALRSYLTGQLDNEVHSTLDRASRAPGPIDRTFDGPPGAIPGGDGDRPNVFGQGVGTLTAWFYADDEPGLGDVITEGSDGIASRQDLSTEALEILDGLPTDGTVHVVDLPALGTYRVAVTDSGPGNEKVAAGLPTRDLDDAVSTLVTTEVALIALGGLLALGAGLVVVRRHLRPLREVAETAHAVASLPLAEGEIDLAERVPEHLTDERTEVGQVGSALNTLLAHVEDSLSARHRSEMQVRQFVADASHELRTPLATIAGYTELARRRPDDAEAGSMALGKVEEESRRMTALVEDLLLLARLDSGRPLVREPVDLTRLLLEAVSDARVLAPGHHWRLDLPQESVEVIGDEQRLHQVVTNLLTNARKHTPDGTTVTVSAQPGGFTVHDDGPGFSPELVDHAFERFARGDASRHREGGAGLGLALVQAIVSAHGGTVTLASTPGDTRVVVRLG from the coding sequence ATGCTCCCCCGTCCCCGCTCGCTGACGTCGCGCCTGGTTATCACCGCCGTCGCGCTCGTCGTGGTCGTCGCTCTTCTGGTTTCGGTCGCGACGACGCTCGCGCTCCGCTCCTACCTGACCGGCCAGCTCGACAACGAGGTCCACTCGACCCTCGACCGGGCGAGCCGGGCACCGGGTCCGATCGACCGGACCTTCGACGGTCCGCCGGGCGCTATTCCCGGCGGCGACGGCGACCGCCCGAACGTCTTCGGTCAAGGAGTCGGCACGCTGACCGCCTGGTTCTACGCGGACGACGAGCCCGGCCTCGGCGACGTCATTACGGAAGGATCCGACGGCATCGCGAGTCGACAAGACCTCTCGACCGAGGCGCTGGAGATCCTGGACGGCCTCCCGACCGACGGCACGGTCCACGTCGTCGACCTGCCGGCCCTCGGGACCTACCGCGTGGCCGTCACCGACTCGGGACCCGGCAACGAGAAGGTCGCCGCGGGGCTTCCCACCCGGGATCTCGATGACGCGGTCTCGACCCTGGTCACGACCGAGGTCGCGCTGATCGCGCTCGGCGGCCTGCTCGCGCTCGGCGCCGGCCTCGTCGTCGTACGACGTCACCTGCGCCCGCTGCGCGAGGTCGCCGAGACGGCCCACGCGGTGGCCAGCCTCCCGCTCGCGGAGGGCGAGATCGACCTGGCCGAGCGGGTGCCGGAGCACCTCACCGACGAGCGCACCGAGGTCGGCCAGGTGGGTTCGGCGCTGAACACGCTGCTCGCCCATGTCGAGGACTCCCTCTCCGCGCGGCACCGCAGCGAGATGCAGGTGCGGCAGTTCGTCGCGGACGCCTCGCACGAGCTGCGCACCCCGCTCGCGACCATCGCCGGCTACACCGAGCTGGCCCGCCGACGGCCCGACGACGCCGAGGCAGGCTCGATGGCGCTCGGCAAGGTCGAGGAGGAGTCGCGGCGGATGACCGCTCTCGTCGAGGACCTGCTGCTCCTCGCCCGTCTCGACTCCGGCCGGCCGCTCGTGCGCGAGCCGGTCGACCTGACCCGGCTGCTGCTCGAGGCCGTCTCCGACGCGCGCGTCCTCGCCCCCGGCCACCACTGGCGGCTGGACCTGCCGCAGGAGTCGGTCGAGGTGATCGGCGACGAGCAACGGCTGCACCAGGTCGTCACCAACCTGCTGACCAACGCCCGGAAGCACACCCCCGACGGCACCACCGTCACCGTCAGCGCCCAGCCCGGTGGATTCACCGTCCACGACGACGGACCGGGCTTCTCGCCGGAGCTGGTCGACCACGCCTTCGAGCGGTTCGCCCGCGGCGACGCCTCACGGCACCGCGAGGGTGGGGCCGGACTCGGCCTGGCCCTCGTGCAGGCGATCGTGTCCGCGCACGGCGGCACGGTGACGCTGGCGAGCACACCGGGTGACACGCGAGTCGTCGTACGGCTCGGCTGA
- a CDS encoding response regulator transcription factor produces the protein MELTRPDGSPLRVLVVDDEVNIAELISMALRYEGWQVTTAHTGGKAVAAAKETQPDAVVLDMMLPDFDGLEVLRRMRGLDPGLPVVFLTAKDAVEDRIAGLTAGGDDYVTKPFSLEELVARLRGLMRRAGAQQAAESSVLSVGDLTLDEDSHEVFRAGHEITLTATEFELLRFLMRNPKRVLSKAQILDRVWNYDFGGQANVVELYISYLRKKIDAGREPMIHTMRGAGYVLKPAS, from the coding sequence ATGGAGCTGACCCGACCCGACGGATCACCGTTGCGCGTCCTCGTCGTGGACGACGAGGTCAACATCGCCGAGCTGATCTCGATGGCGCTGCGCTACGAGGGGTGGCAGGTGACGACCGCCCACACCGGGGGCAAGGCGGTCGCGGCGGCCAAGGAGACCCAGCCCGACGCGGTCGTGCTCGACATGATGCTGCCGGACTTCGACGGCCTGGAGGTACTGCGCCGGATGCGCGGGCTCGACCCGGGCCTGCCGGTGGTGTTCCTGACCGCCAAGGACGCGGTCGAGGACCGGATCGCGGGCCTGACCGCCGGCGGCGACGACTACGTCACCAAGCCGTTCTCGCTGGAGGAGCTGGTCGCGCGGCTGCGCGGGCTGATGCGTCGCGCCGGGGCCCAGCAGGCGGCGGAGTCGTCGGTGCTCAGCGTCGGCGACCTGACCCTCGACGAGGACAGCCACGAGGTGTTCCGGGCCGGGCACGAGATCACGCTGACGGCGACCGAGTTCGAGCTGCTGCGCTTCCTGATGCGCAACCCCAAGCGGGTCCTCTCCAAGGCGCAGATCCTGGATCGGGTCTGGAACTACGACTTCGGCGGGCAGGCCAACGTCGTCGAGCTCTACATCTCCTACCTGCGCAAGAAGATCGACGCCGGGCGCGAGCCGATGATCCACACCATGCGCGGCGCCGGCTACGTCCTGAAGCCGGCCTCCTGA
- a CDS encoding FAD-dependent oxidoreductase translates to MTQTQQYDVIVVGSGGGAMTGALLAARAGLRTVVVEKTPLIGGTSAYSGGACWLPGSAVQQRAGIPDSTDGARSYLGAILESADEAKVEAFLAHSPELVAELEEAGLPFEWLPFAEYYDAPGRVPMGRSIQPLNVKRGELPADVASLVRPPVERDRAGEGGRNTLSGGQALIARLATLYVEAGGELRTNLPVTGLVLSESGDRVVGVAAMTPEGPISLGASRGVLVAAGGFEGNAELRSKRGVPGDVAWTMAPRATNTGEPIEAAIAIGAAADFSGVGWFCPGLAQPDGGGSFTLGFRSGLMVDAHGRRYANECLPYDRFGREMAQAPERIPSWFVFDSREGGRLPAIAMPEGDPAEHLAAGTWVQADTLEELAAATGVPGSVLVEQVERFNVFCEKGVDEDFGRGEDEYDTFFAGGTGPNKALTPCDQPPYYAARFVLSDLGTKGGLVTDPAGRVLREDGSTIAGLYASSNSAASVFGGVYPGPGAPLGSAMVFASLAVRDLLGS, encoded by the coding sequence GTGACGCAGACACAGCAGTACGACGTGATCGTGGTGGGTTCCGGCGGCGGGGCGATGACCGGGGCGCTTCTCGCGGCTCGGGCGGGCCTGCGCACGGTGGTGGTCGAGAAGACGCCGCTGATCGGCGGCACCTCGGCGTACTCCGGAGGCGCCTGCTGGCTGCCCGGCAGCGCTGTCCAGCAGCGGGCGGGGATCCCCGACTCGACCGACGGCGCGCGGTCCTACCTCGGCGCCATCCTGGAGTCGGCCGACGAGGCGAAGGTCGAGGCGTTCCTCGCGCACTCCCCCGAGCTGGTGGCCGAGCTGGAGGAGGCGGGGCTGCCCTTCGAGTGGCTGCCGTTCGCGGAGTACTACGACGCGCCCGGCCGGGTCCCGATGGGCCGCTCGATCCAGCCGCTGAACGTCAAGCGCGGCGAGCTGCCTGCCGACGTCGCGTCGCTCGTGCGGCCGCCGGTCGAGCGGGACCGGGCCGGCGAGGGTGGCCGCAACACGCTCAGCGGCGGGCAGGCGCTGATCGCCCGACTCGCGACGCTGTACGTCGAGGCCGGCGGCGAGCTGCGCACGAACCTGCCGGTCACCGGGCTGGTCCTCTCCGAGTCGGGCGACCGGGTCGTCGGCGTTGCCGCGATGACCCCCGAGGGGCCGATCTCCTTGGGCGCGTCGCGCGGAGTGCTGGTGGCGGCCGGCGGGTTCGAGGGCAACGCCGAGCTGAGGTCGAAGCGCGGCGTACCCGGCGACGTGGCCTGGACGATGGCGCCGCGCGCCACCAACACCGGCGAGCCCATCGAGGCGGCGATCGCGATCGGCGCGGCTGCCGACTTCAGCGGGGTGGGCTGGTTCTGCCCGGGGCTGGCGCAGCCGGACGGCGGCGGCTCGTTCACGCTCGGCTTCCGCAGCGGGCTGATGGTCGACGCCCACGGTCGCCGGTACGCCAACGAGTGCCTGCCCTACGACCGGTTCGGCCGGGAGATGGCACAGGCGCCGGAGCGGATCCCGTCGTGGTTCGTCTTCGACTCCCGCGAGGGCGGCCGGCTGCCCGCGATCGCCATGCCCGAGGGCGACCCCGCCGAGCACCTCGCCGCCGGCACCTGGGTGCAGGCCGACACCCTCGAGGAGCTCGCCGCCGCGACCGGCGTCCCGGGCTCGGTCCTGGTGGAGCAGGTCGAGAGGTTCAACGTGTTCTGCGAGAAGGGCGTCGACGAGGACTTCGGGCGCGGCGAGGACGAGTACGACACCTTCTTCGCCGGCGGCACCGGCCCGAACAAGGCGCTGACCCCGTGCGACCAGCCGCCGTACTACGCCGCCCGGTTCGTGCTCTCCGACCTCGGCACCAAGGGCGGCCTGGTCACGGACCCCGCCGGCCGGGTGCTGCGCGAGGACGGCTCGACGATCGCCGGCCTCTATGCGTCGTCGAACTCGGCCGCCTCCGTCTTCGGCGGCGTCTACCCGGGCCCGGGCGCGCCGCTCGGGAGCGCGATGGTCTTCGCCTCGCTGGCCGTGCGGGACCTGCTCGGGTCGTGA
- the hrpA gene encoding ATP-dependent RNA helicase HrpA gives MKITYPSELPVSQRRDDIAEAIRDHQVVIVAGETGSGKTTQLPKICLELGRGEKALIGHTQPRRIAARSVAERIASELGTELGGADGVVGYQVRFTDRTSKATRVKLMTDGILLAELQRDRMLRKYDTIIIDEAHERSLNIDFLLGYLRRLLPKRPDLKLIITSATIDVDRFAKHFDAPVVEVSGRTYPVEVRYRPLMELPDEDDEGEAVVRDQTEAIVEAVKELSVEGPGDVLVFLPGEREIRDTAEALAELDKTDRRARLEILPLYSRLSAAEQHRVFSSHGNATRRIVLATNVAETSLTVPGIRYVVDTGVARISRYSLRTKVQRLPIEPISQASANQRSGRCGRVEAGIAIRLYSEEDFEGRPEFTDPEILRTNLASVILQMASLGLGDLTRFPFVEPPDKRNVQSGVQLLEELGALEVSTGSTTEKDLTKLGRRLARLPIDPRLARMILEAERLGCVREVIVIAAALSLQDPRERPEEARAQADQLHARFKAENSDFLTWLNLWRHLKEQQRELSGSAFRRMCKREYLNYLRVREWQDFESQLRQVCKEMKIDLGQPADVPDADGIHQALLSGLLSHIGLLEEKEVSTGSTTGQRGGRRPMREYLGARGARFAIFPGSGLARKNPQYLMAGELVETSRLWARQNAAIKPEWAERLGGDLVKRTYSEPHWSKKRASVMAHERATLYGVPLIADRLISYGRVDRELSRELFIRHALVYGEWAELNNGRHRWFAENQRLLEEAAELEHRARRRDIVVDEHTLFDFYDARVGPEVVSGAHFDTWWKQARRDDPDLLKFDPAMLTHDTVEEVTEGDYPEQWQADEGLTFPISYHFEPGAAEDGLTIDVPVATLNRVEADDFSWNVPGLRHELVTSLIRSLPKNLRVSFVPAPDKAREFLAGVPAGEEPLLDALERWCRSTAGVVVPREAWDWAKVPEHLRPTYRVVDDSGREQARGKDLEALKEPLRPKFAQAMAEVATESGLARTGETTWAFGTIEKSFTQKRAGHEVQAYPALVDEGASVGLQVFGSAEEQEARHRLGVRRLLLLELGSPVKAVLDGLTNAEKLGLAGSPYPSVSELLEDCRAAVVGAVVDARPPVRDQQAYDALRAEAARDQEAALRGLLADVIRVLDAWRQAEKSLSGRADMMMLPALSDMKAQLGRLVHRGFVGEAGPAQLRRYPTYLAALQQRRSKLDDGGQAAARDRQLMDRIGELQQAYLHQLAALPEGRPPGERLRQVRWMLEEYRVSLWAQQLGTPTPVSDQRIRKALG, from the coding sequence GTGAAGATCACCTATCCGTCCGAGCTGCCGGTCAGTCAGCGCAGGGACGACATCGCCGAGGCCATCCGGGACCACCAGGTCGTGATCGTCGCCGGCGAGACCGGCTCCGGGAAGACCACCCAGCTGCCCAAGATCTGCCTCGAGCTCGGTCGCGGGGAGAAGGCGCTGATCGGGCACACCCAGCCGCGCCGGATCGCCGCGCGCTCGGTCGCTGAGCGGATCGCCAGCGAGCTCGGCACCGAGCTGGGCGGCGCGGACGGCGTGGTCGGCTACCAGGTCCGGTTCACCGACCGGACCTCGAAGGCCACCCGGGTCAAGCTGATGACCGACGGCATCCTGCTGGCCGAGCTGCAGCGCGACCGGATGCTGCGCAAGTACGACACGATCATCATCGACGAGGCCCACGAGCGCAGCCTCAACATCGACTTCCTGCTCGGCTACCTCAGGCGGCTGCTGCCGAAGCGGCCCGACCTGAAGCTGATCATCACCAGCGCCACCATCGACGTCGACCGGTTCGCGAAGCACTTCGACGCCCCCGTCGTCGAGGTCTCCGGCCGCACCTACCCCGTCGAGGTGCGCTACCGCCCGCTGATGGAGCTCCCGGACGAGGACGACGAGGGCGAGGCGGTCGTCCGCGACCAGACCGAGGCGATCGTCGAGGCGGTCAAGGAGCTGTCGGTCGAGGGTCCCGGCGACGTCCTGGTCTTCCTGCCCGGCGAGCGGGAGATCCGCGACACGGCCGAGGCCCTCGCGGAGCTCGACAAGACCGATCGACGGGCGCGGCTCGAGATCCTGCCGCTCTACTCGCGCCTCTCCGCCGCCGAGCAGCACCGGGTCTTCTCCTCCCACGGCAATGCCACCCGCCGGATCGTGCTCGCCACCAACGTCGCCGAGACCTCGCTGACCGTCCCCGGGATCCGGTACGTCGTCGACACCGGCGTCGCGCGCATCTCGCGCTACTCCCTGCGCACCAAGGTCCAGCGCCTGCCGATCGAGCCGATCAGCCAGGCCTCGGCCAACCAGCGCTCCGGCCGCTGTGGCCGCGTGGAGGCCGGCATCGCGATCCGGCTCTACTCCGAGGAGGACTTCGAGGGCCGTCCGGAGTTCACCGACCCCGAGATCCTGCGCACCAACCTCGCCAGCGTCATCCTGCAGATGGCCTCGCTCGGCCTGGGCGACCTGACCCGGTTCCCCTTCGTGGAGCCGCCCGACAAGCGCAACGTGCAGTCCGGCGTCCAGCTGCTCGAGGAGCTCGGCGCCCTGGAGGTCTCGACAGGCTCGACCACCGAGAAGGACCTCACCAAGCTCGGCCGCCGGCTCGCCCGGCTCCCCATCGACCCGCGGCTGGCCCGGATGATCCTGGAGGCGGAGCGGCTCGGCTGCGTGCGCGAGGTGATCGTGATCGCCGCGGCGCTCTCGCTGCAGGACCCGCGGGAGCGACCCGAGGAGGCCCGGGCGCAGGCCGACCAGCTGCACGCCCGGTTCAAGGCGGAGAACAGCGACTTCCTCACCTGGCTGAACCTGTGGCGGCACCTGAAGGAGCAGCAGCGCGAGCTCAGCGGCAGCGCGTTCCGCCGGATGTGCAAGCGGGAGTACCTCAACTACCTGCGGGTCCGGGAGTGGCAGGACTTCGAGTCCCAGCTGCGCCAGGTCTGCAAGGAGATGAAGATCGACCTCGGCCAGCCCGCTGACGTCCCCGACGCCGACGGCATCCACCAGGCCCTGCTCTCCGGGCTGCTGTCCCACATCGGCCTCCTGGAGGAGAAGGAGGTCTCGACAGGCTCGACCACCGGCCAGCGGGGCGGCCGCCGGCCGATGCGCGAGTACCTGGGCGCCCGCGGCGCCCGCTTCGCGATCTTCCCCGGCAGCGGCCTGGCCAGGAAGAACCCGCAGTACCTGATGGCCGGCGAGCTCGTCGAGACCAGCCGGCTCTGGGCCCGCCAGAACGCCGCGATCAAGCCCGAGTGGGCCGAGCGGCTCGGCGGCGACCTGGTCAAGCGCACCTACAGCGAGCCGCACTGGTCCAAGAAGCGCGCGTCCGTGATGGCCCACGAGCGGGCCACCCTGTACGGCGTACCCCTGATCGCCGACCGGCTCATCTCCTACGGCAGGGTCGACCGTGAGCTGTCCCGCGAGCTCTTCATCCGGCACGCCCTCGTGTACGGCGAGTGGGCTGAGCTCAACAACGGCCGCCACCGGTGGTTCGCCGAGAACCAGCGGCTCCTCGAGGAGGCAGCCGAGCTCGAGCACCGCGCGCGACGCCGCGACATCGTCGTCGACGAGCACACCCTCTTCGACTTCTACGACGCCCGTGTCGGTCCCGAGGTCGTCAGCGGGGCGCACTTCGACACCTGGTGGAAGCAGGCCCGCCGCGACGACCCCGACCTGCTGAAGTTCGACCCGGCGATGCTCACCCACGACACCGTCGAGGAGGTGACCGAGGGGGACTACCCCGAACAGTGGCAGGCCGACGAGGGACTCACCTTCCCGATCAGCTACCACTTCGAGCCGGGCGCGGCCGAGGACGGGCTGACCATCGACGTGCCGGTCGCGACCCTGAACCGGGTCGAGGCCGACGACTTCTCCTGGAACGTCCCCGGCCTGCGCCACGAGCTGGTCACCAGCCTGATCCGCAGCCTCCCGAAGAACCTCCGGGTCAGCTTCGTGCCCGCCCCCGACAAGGCGCGGGAGTTCCTGGCCGGCGTGCCCGCGGGGGAGGAGCCGCTGCTCGACGCGCTCGAGCGCTGGTGCCGGTCGACGGCCGGCGTCGTCGTGCCGCGCGAGGCGTGGGACTGGGCGAAGGTGCCCGAGCACCTGCGGCCGACGTACCGCGTGGTCGACGACAGCGGTCGCGAGCAGGCCCGCGGCAAGGACCTGGAGGCGCTGAAGGAGCCGCTGCGGCCCAAGTTCGCGCAGGCGATGGCCGAGGTGGCCACCGAGAGCGGGCTGGCGCGCACCGGCGAGACGACCTGGGCCTTCGGGACCATCGAGAAGTCCTTCACGCAGAAGCGCGCCGGTCACGAGGTACAGGCCTATCCGGCGCTCGTCGACGAGGGCGCGAGCGTCGGGCTGCAGGTCTTCGGCTCCGCCGAGGAGCAGGAGGCCCGGCACCGGCTGGGAGTACGACGGCTGCTCCTCCTGGAGCTGGGGTCTCCGGTGAAGGCGGTCCTCGACGGGCTCACCAACGCCGAGAAGCTCGGGCTAGCGGGCTCGCCGTACCCCTCCGTCTCGGAGCTGCTCGAGGACTGCCGCGCCGCGGTGGTCGGGGCCGTCGTCGACGCCCGCCCTCCCGTCCGGGACCAGCAGGCGTACGACGCCCTCCGCGCCGAGGCGGCGCGCGACCAGGAGGCCGCCCTGCGGGGCCTGCTGGCCGACGTGATCCGGGTGCTGGACGCGTGGCGGCAGGCCGAGAAGTCGCTCAGCGGCCGGGCCGACATGATGATGCTGCCCGCACTGTCGGACATGAAGGCCCAGCTCGGTCGGCTCGTGCACCGTGGCTTCGTCGGCGAGGCCGGGCCCGCCCAGCTGCGCCGCTACCCGACGTACCTCGCCGCGCTCCAGCAGCGTCGGTCCAAGCTCGACGACGGTGGCCAGGCCGCGGCCCGCGACCGTCAGCTGATGGACCGGATCGGCGAGCTGCAGCAGGCCTACCTCCACCAGCTCGCCGCGCTCCCCGAGGGCCGGCCGCCGGGGGAGCGGCTGCGCCAGGTGCGCTGGATGCTGGAGGAGTACCGCGTCTCGCTGTGGGCCCAGCAGCTCGGGACCCCGACGCCGGTCAGCGACCAGCGGATCCGCAAGGCCCTGGGCTGA
- a CDS encoding type II toxin-antitoxin system PemK/MazF family toxin encodes MSRLLGLLTRLGRAAKPVAKPVAKPVAKPAAKPARDELGYAPQADGRPDPGEVVWAWVAYEDDPRQGKDRPVLVIGRRGDRLLGLMLTSKDHDRDAADEARHGRHWMDVGAGGWDRQGRPSEARLDRLLVLDPGAVRREGAALERGVFDRVINAARPFLG; translated from the coding sequence ATGTCCCGACTCCTCGGCCTGCTCACGCGTCTCGGTCGTGCCGCCAAGCCCGTCGCCAAGCCCGTCGCCAAGCCCGTCGCCAAGCCTGCCGCCAAGCCCGCCCGCGACGAACTCGGTTACGCGCCCCAGGCGGACGGTCGGCCCGACCCGGGCGAGGTCGTCTGGGCGTGGGTGGCCTACGAGGACGACCCACGCCAGGGCAAGGACCGTCCCGTGCTGGTCATCGGTCGCCGCGGCGACCGGCTGCTCGGGCTGATGCTGACCAGCAAGGACCACGACCGCGACGCCGCCGACGAGGCGCGCCACGGTCGGCACTGGATGGACGTCGGGGCCGGCGGGTGGGACCGCCAGGGACGACCGAGCGAGGCGCGACTGGACCGTCTGCTGGTCCTCGACCCGGGCGCGGTGCGCCGCGAGGGGGCCGCGCTGGAGCGTGGCGTCTTCGACAGGGTGATCAACGCCGCTCGGCCGTTCCTCGGCTGA
- a CDS encoding extracellular solute-binding protein has translation MTARRVRRVLAASVALTVSLGLAACDSESAPDPDPTPSTTAPVQKTRLTFGVFGNQAEIAAYESMVAGFNETSELSQVEVQAYADNVALEAAVRAGGKSAPDVFLADRDDLVWLREGELNTPVDELLDERGIEFGDQYSRAALEAFSAERRLQCMPYAISPTVIFYNTQLVNFERMTARGLQVPSDTNNRWSFDQFEEAARFASRKRRGSKGVHIEPTTRALAPFIYSGGGKLFDDEEEPTSLAYSDESSREALTRTLALLRDPTVTLSEKQLQRRTPLEWFERGKLGMIAGSRALVPELREVEGLRFDVLPMPTLDSPATVGDITGACIASGGASVPEAADFLIYALSTEAVRLVARSGYLVPVNQEVALTDDFLQPDRQPEHAAVFTSSIRALRIPPLLDVWPALDQAVTPLLDEMFSVPVLDDLEDLTTRIDEASRTVLDPEDPADEPEDTESTEGSE, from the coding sequence GTGACGGCGAGGCGTGTACGACGGGTCCTGGCGGCCAGCGTGGCCCTGACCGTCTCGCTCGGTCTGGCCGCGTGCGACAGCGAGTCCGCACCGGACCCCGACCCGACGCCCAGCACGACCGCGCCGGTGCAGAAGACCCGACTCACCTTCGGGGTCTTCGGCAACCAGGCCGAGATCGCGGCCTACGAGTCGATGGTCGCGGGATTCAACGAGACCTCCGAGCTGAGCCAGGTCGAGGTGCAGGCGTACGCCGACAACGTCGCGCTCGAGGCGGCTGTCCGGGCCGGCGGCAAGTCCGCCCCGGACGTGTTCCTGGCCGATCGCGACGACCTGGTGTGGCTGCGCGAGGGCGAGCTCAACACGCCCGTCGACGAGCTGCTCGACGAGCGCGGCATCGAGTTCGGCGACCAGTACTCCCGGGCGGCGCTGGAGGCGTTCTCCGCGGAGCGCCGGTTGCAGTGCATGCCGTACGCCATCTCGCCGACGGTGATCTTCTACAACACCCAGCTCGTCAACTTCGAGCGGATGACGGCCCGCGGCCTCCAGGTGCCCTCCGACACCAACAACCGGTGGTCCTTCGACCAGTTCGAGGAAGCCGCCCGGTTCGCCAGCCGCAAGCGCCGGGGCAGCAAGGGCGTGCACATCGAGCCGACGACCCGGGCACTCGCGCCGTTCATCTACTCGGGCGGCGGCAAGCTCTTCGACGACGAGGAGGAGCCCACCTCGCTGGCCTACTCCGACGAGAGCTCGCGCGAGGCGTTGACGCGCACCCTGGCGCTGCTGCGCGACCCGACGGTCACCCTGTCCGAGAAGCAGCTGCAGCGGCGGACGCCGCTGGAGTGGTTCGAGCGCGGCAAGCTCGGCATGATCGCCGGCTCCCGCGCGCTGGTGCCGGAGCTGCGCGAGGTCGAGGGGCTGCGGTTCGACGTGCTGCCGATGCCGACCCTCGACTCGCCCGCGACGGTGGGGGACATCACCGGCGCCTGCATCGCCAGTGGTGGTGCGAGCGTCCCCGAGGCGGCCGACTTCCTCATCTACGCGCTCTCGACCGAGGCGGTCCGGCTGGTCGCCCGCTCCGGCTACCTGGTCCCGGTCAACCAGGAGGTCGCGCTCACCGACGACTTCCTGCAGCCGGACCGCCAGCCCGAGCACGCGGCGGTGTTCACCTCGAGCATCCGGGCGCTGAGGATCCCGCCGCTCCTCGACGTGTGGCCGGCGCTGGACCAGGCCGTCACGCCGTTGCTGGACGAGATGTTCTCGGTGCCGGTGCTCGACGACCTCGAGGACCTCACCACCCGCATCGACGAGGCCTCCCGGACCGTGCTCGATCCCGAGGACCCGGCCGACGAGCCCGAGGACACGGAGAGCACCGAGGGCTCGGAGTAG
- a CDS encoding HRDC domain-containing protein — protein sequence MTEPVPDAVEAPAEPEAEPAPLLTLRDGLPPIIDTPPALEAFCRLLAAGTGPVAIDAERASGYRYSNRAYLLQLRREGSGTALIDPIGFETLAPLSEALAGTEWILHAATQDLPCLAEIGLRPDALFDTELAGRLLGHPRVGLATLVETVLGFRMKKEHSAVDWSTRPLPEPWLEYAALDVEVLVELREALGRELDEAGKAEWARQEFDALRFFEPTPRVDAWRRTSGMHRVRGRRGLGAVRELWLTRDELAEQRDVTPGRIIPDAAIVAAAQALPEDRAALLATKGFHGRGAERYSSRWVAALQKVAELEERDLPTRSPRGDGPPLPRAWAEKDPVAARRLALAREGMAALAEQHHLPVENLLTPDYLRRTLWAPPRTREPEQLAVEVDAALTSLGARRWQVELTGPVLVDAIVRGDEEPPAEAEPAAVE from the coding sequence ATGACCGAGCCCGTCCCGGACGCGGTCGAGGCTCCCGCGGAGCCCGAGGCCGAACCCGCCCCGCTGCTGACCCTGCGCGACGGCCTGCCGCCGATCATCGACACCCCGCCGGCGCTCGAGGCCTTCTGCCGGCTGCTCGCCGCCGGCACCGGCCCGGTCGCGATCGACGCCGAGCGGGCGTCGGGCTACCGCTACTCCAACCGGGCCTATCTCCTCCAGCTGCGCCGTGAGGGCAGCGGGACGGCGCTGATCGACCCCATCGGCTTCGAGACGCTGGCCCCGCTGTCCGAGGCGCTCGCCGGCACCGAGTGGATCCTGCACGCCGCGACCCAGGACCTGCCCTGCCTGGCCGAGATCGGGCTGCGCCCCGACGCGCTCTTCGACACCGAGCTCGCCGGCCGGCTGCTCGGCCACCCGCGGGTCGGGCTGGCGACGCTGGTCGAGACGGTGCTGGGCTTCCGGATGAAGAAGGAGCACTCCGCGGTCGACTGGTCGACCCGCCCGCTCCCCGAGCCCTGGCTGGAGTACGCCGCCCTCGACGTCGAGGTGCTGGTCGAGCTGCGCGAGGCCCTGGGCCGGGAGCTCGACGAGGCCGGCAAGGCCGAGTGGGCCCGCCAGGAGTTCGACGCCCTGCGGTTCTTCGAGCCCACGCCGCGCGTCGACGCGTGGCGTCGTACCTCCGGCATGCACCGGGTCCGCGGCCGCCGCGGCCTGGGTGCGGTGCGGGAGCTGTGGCTGACCCGCGACGAGCTCGCCGAGCAGCGCGACGTCACGCCCGGTCGGATCATCCCCGACGCCGCGATCGTCGCGGCCGCCCAGGCGCTGCCCGAGGACCGGGCCGCCCTACTGGCCACCAAGGGCTTCCACGGCCGGGGCGCGGAGCGGTACTCCTCGCGCTGGGTCGCCGCCCTGCAGAAGGTCGCCGAGCTCGAGGAGCGCGACCTGCCGACCCGCTCACCACGCGGCGACGGCCCGCCGCTCCCGCGGGCGTGGGCCGAGAAGGACCCGGTCGCCGCCCGTCGGTTGGCCCTGGCGCGCGAGGGGATGGCGGCGCTCGCCGAGCAGCACCACCTCCCGGTCGAGAACCTGCTCACCCCCGACTACCTGCGCCGTACCCTCTGGGCGCCGCCGCGCACGCGCGAGCCCGAGCAGCTCGCCGTCGAGGTCGACGCCGCGCTCACGTCCCTCGGTGCCCGTCGCTGGCAGGTCGAGCTGACCGGTCCGGTGCTCGTCGACGCCATCGTGCGGGGCGACGAGGAGCCCCCGGCCGAAGCCGAGCCGGCAGCGGTCGAGTAG